From the genome of Solidesulfovibrio carbinolicus, one region includes:
- a CDS encoding DnaJ domain-containing protein: MDSPDCYAVLGLSEDADAAAVRRAYRLLARHCHPDANPDDPRAAERFLTLAAAYAVLGHLARRAAYDGRRRYAKAVRAAAPPPVAAPTAAFAPLDPRVLLPRRGKDLAAMVDIPDSLAASGGRLTLDFGVGGDCPVCDGKGALRQACWMCAGRGTIWQPLGGGLSAVGCPSCSGQGFVAATCPACAGSGRHDKPRRGVLVIAPDARDGDVIRVAGAGQPGVGDKGPGDLLLTLRLFAAPEAEPAERQDVWASVPEADEIQPPDHPGFLVYE, encoded by the coding sequence ATGGATAGTCCCGACTGCTATGCCGTCCTCGGCCTGTCCGAGGACGCCGACGCGGCCGCCGTGCGCCGCGCCTACCGCCTTCTGGCCAGGCACTGCCACCCCGACGCCAACCCCGACGATCCACGGGCCGCCGAACGCTTCCTGACCCTGGCCGCCGCCTACGCCGTTTTGGGCCATCTGGCCCGGCGCGCCGCCTATGACGGCCGCCGCCGCTATGCCAAGGCGGTCCGGGCCGCCGCGCCGCCTCCGGTCGCCGCGCCGACCGCGGCCTTTGCCCCCCTGGACCCGCGCGTCCTGTTGCCGCGCCGGGGCAAGGATCTGGCCGCCATGGTGGACATTCCCGATTCCCTGGCCGCCAGCGGCGGCCGGCTGACCCTGGATTTCGGCGTTGGCGGCGACTGCCCGGTCTGCGACGGCAAGGGGGCGCTGCGCCAAGCCTGCTGGATGTGCGCCGGCCGGGGGACCATCTGGCAGCCCCTTGGCGGCGGCTTGTCCGCCGTGGGCTGCCCGTCGTGTTCGGGGCAGGGATTCGTGGCCGCGACCTGTCCGGCCTGCGCCGGCTCGGGACGTCACGACAAGCCGCGCCGGGGCGTGCTGGTCATCGCCCCGGACGCCCGCGACGGGGATGTGATCCGGGTGGCCGGGGCCGGCCAGCCCGGCGTCGGCGACAAGGGACCGGGCGATCTGCTGCTGACCCTGCGGCTTTTTGCCGCGCCCGAAGCCGAACCGGCCGAGCGCCAGGACGTCTGGGCCAGCGTCCCGGAGGCTGACGAAATCCAACCGCCGGATCATCCGGGCTTTTTGGTTTACGAATAA
- a CDS encoding TIGR00282 family metallophosphoesterase → MRMLFLGDIFGRPGRAIVTQRLAGLRRDLGLTRILANAENASGGIGLTAKSARQLLETGLDVLTGGNHTFRHPDLSPLLESQDRLLRPANYPAGAPGRGWQVFRPREAAPYVVINLLGRTFMAAVDCPFAAAEGILGQLPADVPLRLIDFHAEATSEKKALAYFLDGKVSAVLGTHTHVQTADAQLLPQGTAYMTDLGMTGPAASALGMDPEEVIARFRTGLPRRFVVSKAAPEMQGALMDIDASAGKVVTIAPWRLAG, encoded by the coding sequence ATGCGGATGCTTTTTCTCGGCGACATCTTCGGCCGGCCGGGCCGGGCCATCGTCACCCAGCGCCTGGCCGGGCTGCGGCGCGACCTGGGCCTGACCCGGATTCTCGCCAACGCCGAAAACGCCTCGGGCGGCATCGGGCTGACCGCCAAATCGGCCCGCCAGCTCCTGGAAACCGGCCTGGACGTCCTGACCGGCGGCAACCACACCTTTCGCCACCCCGACCTTTCGCCGCTCCTGGAGAGCCAGGACCGGCTGCTGCGTCCGGCCAATTACCCGGCCGGCGCGCCCGGGCGCGGTTGGCAGGTCTTTCGCCCCAGGGAGGCCGCCCCTTACGTCGTCATAAACCTCCTCGGCCGCACCTTCATGGCCGCCGTGGACTGCCCCTTTGCCGCCGCCGAGGGCATTCTCGGCCAACTGCCCGCCGACGTGCCCCTGCGGCTCATCGACTTCCACGCCGAGGCCACCAGCGAAAAAAAAGCCCTGGCCTATTTTCTCGACGGCAAGGTCAGCGCCGTCCTTGGCACCCACACCCACGTCCAGACCGCCGACGCCCAGCTGCTTCCTCAGGGCACGGCCTACATGACGGACCTGGGCATGACCGGTCCGGCCGCCTCTGCTCTGGGCATGGACCCCGAAGAGGTCATCGCCCGTTTCCGCACCGGCCTGCCGCGCCGGTTCGTCGTGTCCAAGGCCGCGCCCGAGATGCAGGGGGCGCTTATGGATATTGACGCCTCCGCCGGCAAGGTCGTAACTATTGCGCCTTGGCGGCTGGCCGGATAA
- the tyrS gene encoding tyrosine--tRNA ligase yields MNIFDELSWRGLVHQCSDEAELRKHLNARDRVMYCGFDPTADSLHIGNLVPLMALARFAKAGHKPLFLLGGATGLIGDPSGKDKERQMRTADMVAASAEKIRSQAMAFFERQGVADRVTPVNNLDWTQPISVIEFLRDTGKHFTINYMMAKDSVKSRIGREDTGISYTEFSYMILQSLDYEYLNRTMGCTLQIGGGDQFGNITAGLELIRRKSGSQAFALTFPLITTASGAKFGKSEKGAVYLNTALTSPYAFYQYWINADDRDVCNFLRYFTYLDKEAIDALAVETAERPHQRAAQKTLARETTTMIHGAEELAKVEAVTEALFGGGDLRAVDAATLRAALEAAPGKNYDGLDAVPPLPKLLVDLALCPSLSQARKDIKAGGIYLNNVRVADENQALAAEDYIGGNIALLRKGKKNYGVVTLGI; encoded by the coding sequence GTGAATATTTTCGACGAACTCTCCTGGCGCGGCCTCGTGCATCAGTGCTCCGACGAGGCCGAACTGCGCAAGCACCTAAACGCCCGCGACCGCGTCATGTACTGCGGCTTCGACCCCACCGCCGACAGCCTGCACATCGGCAACCTCGTGCCGCTCATGGCCTTGGCCCGCTTCGCCAAGGCCGGCCACAAGCCCCTGTTCCTGCTTGGCGGCGCCACCGGACTCATCGGCGACCCCAGCGGCAAGGACAAGGAACGCCAGATGCGCACCGCCGACATGGTGGCCGCCTCGGCCGAGAAAATCCGGTCCCAGGCCATGGCTTTTTTTGAGCGCCAAGGCGTGGCCGACCGCGTCACCCCGGTCAACAACCTCGACTGGACCCAGCCCATCTCGGTCATCGAATTCTTGCGCGACACCGGCAAGCACTTCACCATCAACTACATGATGGCCAAGGATTCCGTGAAATCGCGCATCGGCCGCGAAGACACCGGCATCTCCTACACCGAATTCAGTTACATGATCCTGCAGTCCCTGGATTATGAATACTTGAACCGTACCATGGGCTGCACCTTGCAGATCGGCGGCGGCGACCAGTTCGGCAACATCACCGCCGGCCTGGAACTCATCCGCCGCAAATCCGGTTCCCAGGCCTTTGCCCTGACCTTCCCGCTCATCACCACCGCCTCCGGCGCGAAATTCGGCAAAAGCGAAAAAGGGGCCGTCTACTTAAATACTGCCCTGACCTCGCCCTACGCCTTCTACCAATACTGGATCAACGCCGACGACCGCGACGTCTGCAACTTCCTGCGCTACTTCACCTACCTGGACAAGGAAGCCATCGACGCCCTGGCCGTGGAGACCGCCGAGCGGCCCCACCAGCGCGCCGCCCAGAAAACCCTGGCCCGGGAAACCACCACCATGATCCACGGTGCCGAGGAACTGGCCAAGGTCGAAGCCGTCACCGAGGCGCTTTTCGGCGGCGGCGACCTGCGCGCCGTGGACGCCGCCACCCTGCGCGCCGCCCTGGAAGCCGCGCCCGGCAAGAACTACGACGGCCTCGACGCCGTGCCGCCCCTGCCCAAGCTCCTGGTCGACCTGGCCCTGTGCCCGTCGCTGTCCCAGGCCCGCAAGGACATCAAAGCCGGCGGCATCTACCTCAACAACGTCCGCGTGGCCGACGAAAACCAGGCGCTTGCCGCTGAGGACTACATCGGCGGCAATATCGCTCTGCTGCGCAAAGGCAAAAAGAACTACGGCGTAGTTACTCTCGGAATTTAG
- a CDS encoding SPOR domain-containing protein, which translates to MRALLLCFFLAGACLLGGCGEETVYDWQRPHDTYQVGAFSKADNANALKAKLGQNGFECRIETEIKNGQFVLNVLVDVYDRQPDTMTRLERIAGVKPLLRERTPAKTAAPAGSSPATAVPASGI; encoded by the coding sequence ATGCGCGCGCTTCTCCTGTGTTTTTTCCTGGCCGGGGCCTGCCTGCTTGGCGGCTGCGGCGAGGAGACCGTCTACGACTGGCAACGCCCCCACGACACCTACCAGGTGGGGGCGTTCAGCAAAGCCGACAACGCCAATGCGCTCAAGGCCAAGCTCGGCCAGAACGGCTTTGAATGCCGTATCGAGACCGAAATCAAGAACGGCCAGTTCGTGCTCAACGTCCTGGTCGATGTCTACGACCGCCAGCCCGATACCATGACCCGGCTGGAGCGCATCGCCGGGGTAAAACCCCTGCTGCGCGAACGCACGCCGGCCAAGACCGCCGCGCCGGCCGGCTCCTCGCCAGCCACGGCCGTGCCCGCTTCGGGCATCTGA